From the Scophthalmus maximus strain ysfricsl-2021 chromosome 11, ASM2237912v1, whole genome shotgun sequence genome, one window contains:
- the LOC118299430 gene encoding SPRY domain-containing SOCS box protein 4: MGQKISGSIKSVDVRGEPSYQPVRRELRGPDFCRPPRLDLLLDMPPASPDAQLRHAWNSDDRSLNVFVKEDDKLTFHRHPVAQSTDCIRGKVGYTRGLHVWRIHWPARQRGTHAVVGVATAEAALHSVGYMALVGSDAESWGWDLGRNRLYHDGKNRPVSTSAPTYPCFLEQDESFVLPDSLTVILDMDEGTLSFMVDGQYLGVAFRGMKGKRLYPIVSAVWGHCEVSIRYVNGLDPEPLPLMDLCRRVARLALGRERIHHIDTLPLPQTLKNYLQYQ; the protein is encoded by the exons ATGGGCCAGAAGATCTCGGGCAGCATTAAATCGGTGGATGTACGCGGGGAGCCCTCGTATCAGCCTGTGCGTCGTGAGCTGCGGGGCCCAGACTTCTGTCGGCCCCCCCGGCTGGATCTACTGCTGGACATGCCACCGGCCAGTCCCGACGCTCAACTTCGCCACGCCTGGAACTCTGACGACCGCTCCCTCAACGTCTTCGTTAAGGAGGACGACAAGCTGACGTTCCACCGACACCCGGTAGCACAGAGCACAGACTGCATCCGAGGCAAGGTGGGCTACACCAGGGGCCTCCACGTTTGGCGGATTCACTGGCCGGCCAGACAGAGAGGCACCCATGCCGTTGTGGGCGTGGCCACGGCTGAAGCCGCTTTACACTCAGTGGGCTACATGGCCCTGGTGGGCTCTGACGCAGAGTCCTGGGGCTGGGACCTGGGTCGCAACAGACTCTACCACGACGGAAAGAACAGACCCGTTTCCACGTCTGCACCCACGTACCCGTGTTTCCTGGAGCAAGATGAGTCTTTTGTGCTCCCAGACTCTCTGACGGTCATACTAGACATGGACGAAGGAACGCTGAGCTTCATGGTCGATGGACAGTATCTGGGAGTGGCTTTCAGAGGGATGAAGGGCAAGAGGCTGTATCCCATCGTCAGTGCTGTGTGGGGGCACTGTGAGGTTTCTATTCGCTACGTCAACGGACTAGATC CGGAGCCCCTCCCCCTCATGGACTTGTGCAGACGAGTAGCTCGACTGGCTCTGGGCAGAGAGCGCATCCATCACATCGACACACTCCCACTGCCACAGACTCTAAAGAACTACCTCCAGTACCagtga